The Candidatus Eisenbacteria bacterium sequence GGCAGGGCGCCTACGAGGTCATGACCATCTCGCCGGCGCTGCGGGACCTGATCCTGCAGCGGGCCTCGGCGATCGAGATCAAGCGCGCGGCGATCGCGGGAGGAATGCTGACCCTGCGCATGGACGCGCTGCAGAAACTCAAGCGGGGCATCGTCTCCGTCGAGGAAGTGCTCAAGGAAACCGCGGCGGACAAGCTGTGATCCGGCGCACGAACCCCACGAGGAACCCATGGCGGACCTGACCCTCCGGCAACTGCTGGAAGACATGGTGCAGCGCAAGGCCTCCGACCTGCACATCACGGCGGGCGTGCCGCCGGAACTGCGCATTGACGGTGCCATCACCGCGACCGAGTACGAGGTGCTGTCGCCCGAGAAGTGCGCGGCGCTGGCCTACAGCGTGCTGTCGGACGAGCAGCGCAAGCGCTTCGAAACCACCAAGGAGCTGGACTTCTCCTTCGGCGTCAAGGGGCTGTCGCGCTTCCGCGCGAACACCTTCCTTCAGCGCGGCGTCGTGTCCATGGCGATCCGGCAGATTCCGTACGAGATCCTGGCGATGGACAAGCTCGGCCTGCCGCCGGTCGTCCGCGAGTTCACGAACCGTCAGAAGGGCATGATCCTGGTGACCGGTCCGACCGGGAGCGGCAAGTCCACGACTCTGGCGGCGATGCTCGACAAGATCAACGCCACGCGCCAGAGCCACATCATGACGATCGAGGACCCGATCGAGTACATCCACCACCACAAGAAGTGCATCGTCAACCAGCGCGAGATCGGCGCCGACACGGCGTCGTTCCCGACCGCGCTCAAGTACGTGCTGCGCCAGGACCCCGACATCATCCTGATCGGTGAAATGCGCGACCTCGAGACCATCGAGGCGGCGCTGACCATCGCCGAGACCGGCCACCTGGTGTTCGCGACCTTGCACACGAACTCCACCTACGAGGCGGTCAACCGCATCGTGGACGTGTTCCCGGCCGACCAGCAGAAGCAGATCCTCACGCAGCTCGCGTTCACGCTCGAAGGCGTGATGACGCAGCAGCTCGTGCCGCGCAGCCGCGGCGCCGGCCGGATCATGTGCGCCGAGGTGCTGGTGTGCACGCCGGCGATCAAGGCCGTCATTCGCGAGGGCAAGATCCACCAGATCTACAGCCTCATGCAGGCGGGACAAAAGTTCGGAATGCAGACCATGAATCAGGCGCTGCTTCAGGCCGTGCTGGACAAGCACCTCACGGCCGAGGACGCCATTGATCGCAGCACGGACCGCGTGGAGCTGGAGGGCATGCTCCAGAAGGTCCTTCGGGCGGCAGCCTAGGAGGAGACGATGGCGACCTACGTTTGGAAGGGCCGCAGCATGGCCGGCGAGGCCCAGAGCGGCGAGATCGAAGTCGGGCGTCAGGAAGAGGCGCTCGAGATCCTGCGCAAGAAGCGGATCCTGGTGACGTCGCTGCGCCCTAAGGGCGGCGGCCTGTCCATGCCCAAGCTGGGCGGCGGCGTCAGCGTGTCCACGAAGGACCTCGCCATCTTCACGCGCCAGTTCGCGACGATGATCTCCGCCGGCCTGCCGCTCGTGCAGTGCCTCGACATCCTCGCGAAACAGTCGAGCAAGCCGTCCTTCGGCCGGGTCATCAACGAGGTGACGCGCGAGGTCGAGGCGGGCGCGACTCTGTCCGACGCGCTCGGCAAGCACAAGAGCGTGTTCGACGACCTGTTCCGCAACATGGTCGCCGCCGGCGAGGCCGGCGGCGTGCTGGACGAGATCCTGCTGCGCCTGGCGACCTACATCGAGAAGGCCGACGCGCTCAAGCGCAAGGTCCAGAGCGCGATGGTCTATCCGGCCGTCGTGCTGACCGTGGCCCTGGGCGCCACCGCGTTCATGCTCATCTTCATCATCCCGACGTTCGCGAAGATGTT is a genomic window containing:
- a CDS encoding type IV pilus twitching motility protein PilT, with protein sequence MADLTLRQLLEDMVQRKASDLHITAGVPPELRIDGAITATEYEVLSPEKCAALAYSVLSDEQRKRFETTKELDFSFGVKGLSRFRANTFLQRGVVSMAIRQIPYEILAMDKLGLPPVVREFTNRQKGMILVTGPTGSGKSTTLAAMLDKINATRQSHIMTIEDPIEYIHHHKKCIVNQREIGADTASFPTALKYVLRQDPDIILIGEMRDLETIEAALTIAETGHLVFATLHTNSTYEAVNRIVDVFPADQQKQILTQLAFTLEGVMTQQLVPRSRGAGRIMCAEVLVCTPAIKAVIREGKIHQIYSLMQAGQKFGMQTMNQALLQAVLDKHLTAEDAIDRSTDRVELEGMLQKVLRAAA